A genomic segment from Thermoanaerobacterium sp. PSU-2 encodes:
- a CDS encoding transposase family protein — MNKSYLKQMLIYFSKIYHLGEKINTLKDKRAKSSVKISTITFVVLFGFMLQIRSFNRLEHWLKKGKFKKVLPKKTKIPRIDTIRRVLSNFDLDGLNELNNSIIKTSTKNKVFRKGTID; from the coding sequence ATGAACAAAAGTTATTTAAAACAAATGCTTATCTACTTCTCTAAGATATACCATCTTGGAGAAAAAATCAATACCCTAAAAGATAAAAGAGCAAAATCTTCAGTAAAAATTTCAACAATTACCTTTGTAGTATTATTTGGATTTATGCTTCAAATAAGGAGTTTTAATAGGTTGGAACATTGGCTTAAAAAAGGTAAATTTAAAAAAGTATTACCTAAAAAGACTAAAATTCCTCGTATAGACACTATTAGGCGTGTTTTAAGTAATTTTGATTTAGATGGCTTAAATGAACTTAATAATAGTATAATCAAGACAAGTACAAAAAATAAGGTTTTTA